Below is a window of Littorina saxatilis isolate snail1 linkage group LG2, US_GU_Lsax_2.0, whole genome shotgun sequence DNA.
GCCAAGGGGACAGCAAGGGAGAAGGTAGAGAAAAAACGAGAGAAATGGCGTCAGGCATCTCAAAACTACAGGGACGGGATAACCGCACAGAAGAAACGGCGTGTCAAAGAGAAAAGAATGTCccaaaaatacaaaaagaagGAGGCgaaaatggctgctgaagtTGCCAAAGTCGAAAAGGCAGTCCAAGCTCAGGCGGCCTTTCAACAATCTGGCTGCCCATACCCTACACAGGGAGCTTACAAGAGGGCTGTCAGTCGAATGAAAGCCAAGTTCAAGACGCAGGGGGCGAAACTGGCTCATCTTTTTAAAGGTGTTGTGAAGTATTCAGACCCCAAGACAAGAAGAGCATTAAAAGTACTGAATGTGTCCTACTCCACCCCAGACAAGACGCCAGACCCACGTTGGCAGCCTCAGCAAGAAAAGAGACGTAAACACGCTAAAGCACAAGAGGCGACTAGCCCAGGCTTTCAAAGACTGTGGCGAAATTGAAAAAGTCGGGATCAACAAGAGATTTTCTCTTACCTTGGGGGAGCACAGTCCCTACAAGAGGCGGGGGATTGGATTTCAAACGGCCCTCACAGACTTCTTCCACAAGAATTCCTGCCCTGATCCTTGTAAATCTACAAAGAAGCGGCAGCTGACCAAATCTGTGAAGGAGCTCCACAAAAAGTACACTGCAGAGACGGAGGCAACAGTTTCATTGAGGACATTTCACAGACACAAGCCAGCCAACGTTTCTTCTGTGAAGAAGTTAAAGTTTCGGCAGTGTCTGTGCGAAATATGTTTGAATCCCAAACTGAAACTGACCCGGCTTAACCGTTTCTTGTCAGAGAAGTGCGATAGTGTGAGAGATCTGTTAGAtgaaagtgtgtgtttgtttgaagtATTTCCTGCTTTGATGTGTGTGGATCGAAAGTGTTGCAAATGTAGACCGGAGCGTGTGAGAGAAAGACTTGTGAAAGATTTGGGCGAAAACATGAAGAAACGTGTGAGTTGGAGTAAATGGGAACAggtgaaaaaaggaaagtctTCACGGATGGAGAAAGTGCGAAAGGAAGGAACAGTTAAAGCGTGTTTGCAAGAGTTGTTGCAGGAACTGGGTCCTTTGTGCAGGCATGTCTTCAATGCTGAGTGGCAGCGAAAGCAGCTGCAGTCTTTGAAGGCAAAGCTTCCTGAAGGGTGGGTTATTGTCACCTGTGACTTTGCTGCAAATTTCTTGTGCAAGTTCCAGGATGAACCACAAAGCGCCCACTGGGGTTATAGTCAGGTAACATTGTTCCCAGCTGTGGCTTTCTTTAAATGCCCAGGCTCTGACTGCCAGGAACTGAGGCGTGACACACTAATCTTCCTCGGTGATGATTTGAAACACGATGCCCATTTTGCACAGGCATGCGTGCAGCAGGTTCTGCAACACCTTTCTTCAGTTCTCCCTGATCTGAAGAAGGTTATCCTTGTCAGCGATGGCTGCTCTGCGCAGTTTAAAAGCAAACTGCCCTTCCTGTATCTGTCACATACGGTAGTGCCAGGATACAGTGACGTGTCCATTGAAAAAGTTTTTTTCGGTTCACGTCACGGTAAAAACGACAGTGATTGGTGTGGTGGTGCAGTAAAGCGCTCAGTTACCCAGGACATTGTGGCTGGCAGAGTGACGGTCACCAACGCGCGGGATATGTTCCGTTACTGTTGCAAGACATTGTCACTGTCTCCTTCCACTGACGGTCTGTGTGGGCACAAATCACAAAAGTTTTTTCTCATTGAGGAACACCAGATTAGCAGAAAAATGAAGTCTGCATTCTTGTTGACTGTTCAAGGGACACACAAACTACACCATCTGCGGGCCATGGCACCAGGCGTGCTTGCAACAAGacagttgtcttgcttttgtGAGCATTGCATGGCTGGAGAGTACGATGATTGCCTGTCCTCTGACCATGTTGATCAGTGGAAGATTGTGAAGATGAAGAACCCTGGCCCAGGTTCTTTTCTTCCTGAAATGAATCCCACCCTACCTCATGAAAAAGGTGATGAGACACTTGTCACTTCAAGTTCAAATGACGAGTCAGACGAAGAATCTCATGTCATACCAGATTCTGACTCTGAGAAGGAAAGTGCAATCATTTCCTCGTCTGAATCAGACTTGGGTGTGGAAGaggagtgtgtgattgtgaaagTTGAAAGCATGAGTGTGGAAGAAGAAAGCGATCGAGTGGTGGAAGAAGAAAGTGATGGAGTGGAAGACACAAGTGCTGGGCTCGAAGAgcatgaagacaacaaaacatTTTTCAGAAAACTCAGCACTGAGCTCACTTCATGCGCTAGCTTTTCGGAGGTTCAGGAAAAGGCAAGATTCTGGCAGCAACACGCTGAGGATATCAAAATTCCCGATTCTTCCAATGAGAACCCCGCACTTGGTTGCAGAATTGACAGTCAAGCAGCCACTCTTCTGCCATCGGACTTGCAGGGGAGATGTTTCCCACTATCTGTGTATGGAGATgggaactgcttttttcgtgcATTGAGTTTACTACTTTATGGCACTCAAGATCACCATCAGGAGATGAGAGTTCGAGTTGTCATGGCCATGGCTTTGAACCCAAAGCTCTTTCTTGATGGGAACAACTGGCGTCGTGAATTTCACAATGTTACTGGTGAAGAAATCATTAAAGTAGCTGTCTTGACATCGGCTGAACCAGCGTCTTCATCCCCCTTTGAGGATGAAGTTATGGCCATGCGCAAAAATGGCACCTACGCTGGTTTGTGGGAGTTTTTTGCTGCTTCCCATGTCTTGAAGCGTCCCATCCAATCCGTGTTTCCACCTCTGGGATGGGACATTTACAGACTTCATTGTCACCGAATAATCAAAGCACCTTGCTGCAAGAGCAGTTCAAAGTTAATCATCATGTGGACATCTCTTCGGGATGTCATCAACGAAGAACACTGGACCCCAAACCACTTTGTTCCACTTGTCCCCCGGTTTCAGTAACCTGTTACACCAAAACATGTAAATGACAAAGAGCTCTGCGCTGAATTTAGAGAATACTACAgagcttgctgtgtcgtaccagatttacaaaAGTTGCTTTTTACAGTTAAGTttagactaaatgttttaacattgacggGGAATCGCTTATaagggtgtgtgttagtgtgtaagtgggcgtcgttgtgtttcTGACTGTCATGTGcatgtgcgaatgtgtgtatgtgtgtgtgtgtgtgtgtgtgtgtgtgtgtgtgtgtgtgtgtgtgtgtaaatatgaCATGGTTAGAGACATCGGGTATTCTCTTTTTGCTGGCATAAAGTCGGAATTTCGTTTTGTGTTGTCGTTCTTATGTTCGACATGTTTGCGTAATAAATACAATGTTAAAATTGCAATTTATCATCAATGTGAAACCAGAGTGTGTACTATTTATGCATTGACATCGTTTAAATGAAATTGTTCGGACACTTCATGTAGAATAGAATGACAAAAAATAAgttaatgtgtgtatgtgttaataAATATAAATCAGATAAATCGGGTATTCTCTTTTTGCTGGCACAAAGTCTGAATTTCGTTGTGTGTTGTCATTCTAATGTTTGACATGTTTGCTTAATAAATACAAATTCACATTGCAAATTGTAATTAATGTGGAAGCAAAGGGTGTAATATTTATGTATTGACTTCGTTTAAATGAAATTGTTCGGACACTGCATGCAGAATGGAAGGACAAAAATTGAgttattgtgtgtgtaaatatgaCTTGTTTAGATACGTTCAGCATTCTATTCTTGCTGGCATAAAGTCGGaattttgttgtgtgttgtcGTTCTTATGTGTGACATTTTTCGCAATAAATACAAAGTCACATTGCAAACTATCATTAATGTGAAACCAGAGTGTGTATCATGTATGCATTGACATCGTTTAAATGAGATTGTTCGGACACTGCATGTAGCATGGAACGACAAAACATAAGTCATGTCATATTTCAGATATCAGTACATTTACAAATGGACAACACCAGCAAACATGAACCAAGTCTGGTCGACCTtagtcaaatgtcaaggtcaaagtgGCGTTATggtttgggtaaaaaaaaaggaaattgtattgaacttcaatttatataaaaccaaagtctggttgatctgttttaagatttaaggtcaaatcttttatttaaggtcaaatcaaatagaaatttgttgatgcttaaatctttgaaacttccaacaggtttgaggtttgacaacttctggactttgaaatctggtatggttgatcctggtaatattaattggtcaaaacatcaagatcaacaattataaaataagcactttcaccaatgtcaagtgagcaatagcagcaaacgtgagtcttataaagattatcactttttgtgtgacctcaacttgacccctctgaatgctctcaatcatggaaattgaccacactttgattataaccaaacaacatcaaaactttggaatgtgtgaagtttcaaaggtgttgcttaaaaggcgttcgtgaaaatgacaattgtatgtgtctgacttcaatgcgaccccgctgcgaccttgccgtttgattttatcaaccagactttcatcatgtgtgaatgacttcaaacactataaaactagttgaagaaattgacaatttttcaaagtttaagccagatggcactgctgtgaccttgaaatttgacaaacattaaccaggcggtcaccttttttagaaaatatccttaaaggatctttaaccttactgtgaccttggaatttgatgaggtttaatttaacttgcgtagtgtgccaagtttcaaggccctagcttcaaaaacatatgagaaaacctcattgaaaaaaatgtatatgtttgacctcaacgcgaccctgctgtgaccttgactttttcaaccagactttaatcgtgtgtgaacattatacactagaactgtgtgtattttcaaagctcgtgctataaacgcgctgaataaattgaaaatattccacatttggaccagatgtgactccgctgtgaccttgaactttgacaaagattaacaagcaggtcacttttaatgaggttttataaaaatgctgaaagtatgtgaagtatgtaaagtctaactgatctagtattaaaacatgtaagacgtgacaacgacaattttccagtttgcaaaggaaatttaacctcgctgtgaccttgaaattcaatgttgtttaatgtgatgtgcaccatacctggaggtcattatactttggttgtgtgccaagtttcaaagccctagctttaaaaacgtgcgagataaccttaatgctatgactcagtgccgttttgaatgatataacgaacaaaattatcgttatttgtaaaatcatttgggtaaatttatcttttcttttcgtaattgggttccagcatctgttgtcttaacaaaaatcacaatatcagtcgtgtttgtcaacttttattttttagcccctttgtccgcttttcgtgcgcaccttttggcacttagtcatatacatAAAATATTGGACTAGCAAAGTcatcaaacacaagaccaaacaaaaacaaaaacaaactgagcCGGCTACTTTCGATACGAATAAAGGGAATAAATGCGAGAGTTATGTCCCTTAAAAGTCGAAGAGGAGACCACTCCGAAGTAAATCAAGGGAGAGCACTAATAACTGATTTTCAACGAACGAACTCGGAAGAAAGAGTTTGCACcagggagattggaaaaaagcGGGCTACAACATCACGAAAGGAACCCACCAAGAGAGTTTAACCGTAATTCAGAGAGCAGAAGACGGATCTGGACTGAGAAGTAAGCCTTCAAGAGTTTTCCACGTAATCGTATCCAGATTCGCTCAGGAgttatcgagtgatttgcaaAGTAACTGCCAAGTCATCGACTATCGAGTGAGGAGTACGTATAATTATTCTTTACAGCTGCCACAACTCTTTTTCACTATCACTGTCACTAGTATCCGACTATTTTTGAGATTTGCAAAGTTTATACCATTGTGAGAATCTGAATCTGATACAATTACAGTGACCATTGGGCcgtctggttgttgtttttctctttgagtttgagttttatgtttttactttgagttttacttgtttgttgattctatctggaTCTGGCTGCCCCACATGGTGGTGTTCGTGGGGAGTACGTGACAGAAGCGGACTATTTCGTTAACTGTTTACAACTTATAAATTCCCATTTTGAAAACATGTATAGGCCTACAGCTACATGactttttcagattaaaaatcTGTCGGCAATGTGGAAAAGAGGTTGAACTGGTAACAGGAACAGTGAGCTGGTTGATCAACTTGATGGCATGGCTGTACCAAGTCATTCAATTGGAACGGAaccgacaaaaacaccaatgttTCCATTCTTCTTTGTGCTGAAAGTTTACACTGACAGGGACAACAAGTAAGTGACATTTTAAACTCTTTTAAATTACCTGTACCACttgtataacacacacacacacacacacacacacacacacacacacactgacacacacacatttcaaacatcaagtttttctgttcactttCAGTGATGGACGGCCTATCTGGTGGCCTGTAATTATTCCAGTGTCTTGGGGGCACAAGAGGCAAAACTGTttgatgttactttttgtgtttttatttctgcatgCTTTATTTGGATTACTAGAAAACCTCTTTTTATTCCTTTGTGCAAATCTATTTGACCtttattcttttacttttagtgaaaaacaaaactgcCTGAGTTGGTGGGGGAGCTTCTGGACTCCATGTCAAAAAACAGTCGGCAGGGTGATGACAGATGGCTGTACCAATGAGTCATTCAGATAGAAAAGGAAGCAGACACCAAGGATTCCATTCTCTGTGCTGAAATTGTGAAAAGTTGTACTCTTTAACCAGTAAGTTAATTATTAACAACAAATTATAAAATTTAAAAACCCTGTTTTTTCTGACATTTCAAATTTAATGTAATTTGCAATACGGTACTAGCATAGCTGAATTTGGTATAAATTTATGATCCACTGTTGTGTAAtgtttgcaacacacacacatacattcaaatATGTCTGAATCAGTGAtggacatttcttgtttgattcactgtcttggatcaaattttcaaacaaattttgcttttcttgtgtgtgtgtttgtttttgtttagcccTTAATTGcgatgcacagacagacacacacacacacacttaaagacacactcccttttaggaccttgcttttttcatattttctgtGAATAACCTTTGTGAATCATCAATCAACggcctttttaagacacccaggggtcctttttaaggcctatttttctcagatattttgaGGTCTaacaaggggagttccactgtatgagcAAGCCTTAGTTCTATGTTTAAGTATAACAATGGGTGAAGTGCATCTGACTTTATATTTGTCATATCATTTTAAAAGCCCCTAAAAAGTTTTGTTGATCATCATTATAAAAATACAGTCATGAAATTTCTGGCTGGATACTCAGTCCTCTCTTGTGTTACAGATGCTGTGAAGCGACAGGAGGTGCTCCTTCGGCAGATaaggacaacaacaaagagTTTTGTATCACTTTATGGAACTTGTTATATATCTTTCAGGGTCCTAAATGGAGGGTTTCACTGGAGCAGTGACTGTTGGACAACAAGTGCAGGGTGTGTTTGGACCTCCTGGATCAACATGTGTGCAGAACTGCTGAGGGCTTGAACTTCATGGGTGTGTGTAAGAAATTTCATATTAGATTTTGATATTAACATATTCCTGTGGTGCTATATAATTTAAATTATATGAGTAAATGAATATGTCTGTATGAATGTACGTATTTGCTGTGTCATTGTGGCATAGATATATAGACCTATAGCAATAACAAGACATACATGCTGTGAATATATGCTTTTATGCTCTCCTTGTACAAATCTGAATTAACTGAAATTTTTCTTAATGGCCTAGCACAGCCAGCTCTTTTCGACCTTTACATAGGGCCACAGTCAGAGattgtagagtacacagagaccaTTCATACTTCTTTGCGCTTAGGTAGGACTGCAGGTTATGTTTTTATCACGGCTTTGTCAACATACTGTCatttctgtccggctgacagtgctgcaaacattcattgaattgaaaaatgtgttcgttattgtttgtgaacatccttttttaaaAGACCTGGAAAAAAGCCCCAGAACAGATTATATAATACATGATAATATGTAATTGAATTtaaattttcttttcaaatcagTGTCTTTTTACAAATTAGCCTTTGTTAGTTTTATgagtttaaaggcatatgtactcgatgactatacacgctaattgctttaccaacagctggagacatgctaaattaagttccctgcaaaatattttggtctaggaccccttcaatgttgagatatgttaattttcattttgatctggatcgtcctatttatagatttggcaacacatgtaacgttgatgcaagggagctaacaccgcggctttgttggcagcctcactttttcagaggctagaacaagctgtaatgcatg
It encodes the following:
- the LOC138957096 gene encoding uncharacterized protein; amino-acid sequence: MAKASIKTNVKKCRKYRNKMEQDPKCQEQMREKNRNRMQKTRRKHQTVEQLEHTRKLARERQQVYDARKRQERQGVAAKGTAREKVEKKREKWRQASQNYRDGITAQKKRRVKEKRMSQKYKKKEAKMAAEVAKVEKAVQAQAAFQQSGCPYPTQGAYKRATRRQTHVGSLSKKRDVNTLKHKRRLAQAFKDCGEIEKVGINKRFSLTLGEHSPYKRRGIGFQTALTDFFHKNSCPDPCKSTKKRQLTKSVKELHKKHVFNAEWQRKQLQSLKAKLPEGWVIVTCDFAANFLCKFQDEPQSAHWGYSQWKIVKMKNPGPGSFLPEMNPTLPHEKGDETLVTSSSNDESDEESHVIPDSDSEKESAIISSSESDLGVEEECVIVKVESMSVEEESDRVVEEESDGVEDTSAGLEEHEDNKTFFRKLSTELTSCASFSEVQEKARFWQQHAEDIKIPDSSNENPALGCRIDSQAATLLPSDLQGRCFPLSVYGDGNCFFRALSLLLYGTQDHHQEMRVRVVMAMALNPKLFLDGNNWRREFHNVTGEEIIKVAVLTSAEPASSSPFEDEVMAMRKNGTYAGLWEFFAASHVLKRPIQSVFPPLGWDIYRLHCHRIIKAPCCKSSSKLIIMWTSLRDVINEEHWTPNHFVPLVPRFQ